Proteins co-encoded in one Planctomycetota bacterium genomic window:
- a CDS encoding PA14 domain-containing protein — MSRLPALLVLAAGCAAAPTAGEPRPLSLHPDNPRLFLWRGKPTLLVGSGEHYGAVLNLDFDYAAYLETLQADGLNHTRLWAGTYREVPGSFGITDNTLAPAPGRYLAPWARSDRPGYAHGGNKFDLSRWDPAFFERLRDFVRTASERGVVVEVNLWCPNYDETLWKASPLHPDNNVNGVGLGPDGKPVPRDEVYTLKHPRLLEVQLATTRKIVRELAPFDNLYFEICNEPYLGGVTLEWQHRMAEAIVEAEKDLPHKHLISQNVANGRAKVVNPHPAVSIFNFHYCVPPDAVALNGGLGKPIGENETGFRGKDDVLYRTEGWNFILAGGALYSHLDYSFTTKHPRGTFLDYRSPGGGSPALRRQLGALKKFMEGFDFVRMAPAPGVLRRISPEDLEARVLAEPGRQYAVYAHVPLGGRHFSARWSGLLEPRFSETYTFTVTADDGARLWIDGRLVVDRWTDSSARDDAGTIALEAGRKVPIVLEYYQRSGGAVLRLAWSSPSQKKQIIPRERFSLPDGAGPGLKAEYFEGTDLRRLRASRTEASLQFDWSNLGPFGRDLNERRAEIVLDLPAGRYTAEWMHPRSGTCGAREEFDHAGGERRLAAPPFLEDVALRLLAR, encoded by the coding sequence ATGAGCCGTCTCCCCGCCCTTCTCGTGCTGGCGGCGGGCTGCGCCGCCGCCCCGACCGCCGGGGAGCCGCGCCCCCTCTCCCTTCACCCCGACAACCCCCGCCTTTTCCTCTGGCGCGGGAAACCCACGCTGCTTGTGGGATCGGGCGAACACTACGGCGCGGTCCTCAACCTTGACTTCGACTACGCCGCCTACCTTGAAACCCTCCAGGCGGACGGACTCAACCACACGCGCCTCTGGGCGGGCACCTACCGGGAGGTCCCCGGCTCCTTCGGCATCACGGACAACACCCTCGCCCCGGCGCCGGGCCGCTATCTGGCCCCCTGGGCGCGCAGCGACCGGCCCGGCTACGCCCACGGAGGGAACAAGTTCGATCTTTCCCGCTGGGACCCCGCCTTCTTCGAACGCCTGCGCGACTTCGTCCGAACGGCCTCCGAACGCGGCGTCGTCGTGGAGGTCAACCTGTGGTGCCCCAACTACGACGAAACGCTCTGGAAAGCCTCCCCCCTCCATCCGGACAACAACGTCAACGGCGTCGGACTCGGACCCGACGGCAAGCCCGTCCCCCGCGACGAAGTCTACACCCTCAAGCACCCGCGACTCCTCGAGGTCCAGCTCGCCACCACCCGGAAAATCGTCCGGGAACTCGCCCCCTTCGACAATCTCTACTTCGAGATCTGCAACGAACCCTACCTTGGCGGCGTCACGCTCGAGTGGCAGCACCGGATGGCGGAGGCCATCGTCGAAGCCGAGAAAGACCTCCCTCACAAGCACCTGATTTCCCAGAACGTGGCCAACGGCCGCGCGAAAGTCGTCAACCCCCACCCGGCGGTTTCGATCTTCAACTTTCACTACTGCGTCCCGCCGGACGCGGTGGCCCTGAACGGGGGGCTCGGCAAGCCCATCGGCGAAAACGAAACCGGCTTCCGGGGAAAGGACGACGTCCTCTACCGCACCGAAGGGTGGAACTTCATCCTGGCCGGCGGCGCGCTCTACAGCCACCTCGATTACTCCTTCACGACGAAGCACCCGCGGGGAACCTTCCTGGACTACCGCTCGCCCGGCGGCGGGAGCCCCGCGCTCCGGCGCCAGCTCGGGGCTCTCAAGAAATTCATGGAGGGTTTCGACTTCGTCCGCATGGCGCCGGCCCCCGGCGTCCTGCGCCGCATCTCCCCGGAGGACCTCGAAGCGCGCGTCCTGGCGGAGCCCGGCCGCCAGTACGCCGTCTACGCCCATGTCCCGCTCGGGGGACGTCATTTCTCCGCCCGATGGAGCGGACTCCTCGAACCCCGCTTTTCCGAAACCTACACGTTCACCGTCACGGCCGACGACGGCGCGCGCCTCTGGATCGACGGCCGCCTGGTCGTCGACCGCTGGACGGATTCCTCCGCCCGCGACGACGCGGGAACGATCGCCCTGGAGGCCGGCCGGAAAGTTCCCATCGTCCTCGAGTACTATCAGCGCTCGGGCGGCGCGGTTCTCCGCCTGGCCTGGTCGAGCCCGAGCCAGAAGAAGCAGATCATCCCGCGCGAGCGTTTTTCCCTGCCGGACGGCGCCGGCCCGGGCCTCAAAGCCGAATACTTCGAAGGGACGGACCTCCGCCGCCTCCGCGCCTCCCGCACGGAGGCCTCCCTCCAGTTCGACTGGTCGAACCTGGGCCCCTTCGGGCGCGACCTGAACGAACGGCGGGCGGAAATCGTCCTGGACCTTCCGGCCGGCCGGTACACCGCCGAGTGGATGCACCCCCGGAGCGGGACCTGCGGCGCGCGGGAGGAATTCGACCATGCGGGAGGCGAGCGCCGGCTCGCCGCGCCGCCTTTCCTCGAGGACGTCGCCCTCCGGCTCCTCGCCCGATAG